A stretch of DNA from Drosophila virilis strain 15010-1051.87 chromosome 5, Dvir_AGI_RSII-ME, whole genome shotgun sequence:
TGATTTGCTCAGAAAAATATTGTAGCTatatttagctattttcaaCATTGGATTTAGCTGTTTTAATTGCTGTTCTAGGTCTCCATTCCACTGTGCACGTTCGCACAGACTTCCGCATCCATCAACAGCACTTTGTGCTCGACCGAAGATTGGTTCAATTTCAAGTAAACAACTTAAGCACTCGCTTTTTGCTCTCAACAATAATTAGTTTTGGCATTTGTGGTGCGGCAAAATAATTGtgtaaaaaagaagaaatataaaaaaacctTTCAATGACAATCCAAAAATGCCATTGAACCCCCGCTTTCAATAGCTTTAAGCCGCCAAGTATTTGGCTATAAATTAAAGCGCCGCTGACAGCGCACTTTTATTCGGTTCTGGCTGTGAATAGAATGGAATACTCAAAGATTTGTCTAATGCTCTGCATCTGTGTGGTGCTCGGCGGTGCGGAGCCGGAGCAGCACGAGCTGGAGGAGTCAAAGGCGCTGCCCGCGGAGCTGCTGGCTGCCGGAGACAATGCGCTGGGGGATGTGGATGCGAGCTCTATTGCGGCTGCTCCTGCGGAGCAGGGCGCGCGCAAGGTGCGTCAGTACTTTGGTGTCCCTCCGCCGCCCTTCTTTggaccaccgccgccgccctaCTTTGGTGGCTTTGGCGGCGGCTACGGTGGCTACGGCGGCTACGGCTTTGGCGGCGGCTATCAGCGCACGCGGATTGTCACGCGCACCCGTGTCCGTGGCGGCTATGGTGGTTTTGGTGGCGGTTTTGGTGGCTTCGGCGGCGGCTACTATGGTTAAAGTTTTTGCCATTTCGTTTGGCAGttgatttcaatttgtgaTATTCCCATTGTGCGGCACAGCAATAAATGTGtgattttatgtttgtttgAGCAATTGATGtgagtttttataccctgtacgtgTAAGAAGGTGGCTAAAAGGAGTttgaatttgtgcaaatttatgtaacaggcacattaaatgtatattatatgcatataaataaatatgtataactTAACAAACAACTTCTTGTATAATCGATACTTGATCGATAACTTATCGGTAACTGATCGATAAGCTCACTTGCCCAAAATCAATAATTATCGGCTTTGAACTGCGCACTTTTAAGCATTACTCAAAGAATGTATGAGCTAGTCGCATAGAGTAGATGTACCTACAGAGTATGTGGGCTATTGGGTAACTCCTAGTCGATCTCACTGGCCAATAGCACCCATCTCAGAGTCCAtcaagtgtatatatattatatatatatcgataaataaataaataggtcTGTGCTAAAGATTAAAGACAATTTCTCGTTTGATCGATAAGTGATCGATAACCACACTTGCCcaaaatcgataactatcggCCTGAAGCTGCGGCTTTTTAAGCATGACTCGAGGATTTTTAAGCAGATACAATTTGCTGATATGTTAGACTGGCTACAGGGTAGCTCCTGGTCGTTCTCACTGTCCAAGTGCTCACTTGTTATGCATCATTGGGCCAAGGAGTGCCCGCGTTTTATGATGGGAAAGTGGTCAAGTGCCATCGAAGAGTTGTGCTTATAAATGAGTTAGACTTGGCTCAGTTTTGATTTGGGCTTAAAATGTTGCGCGTGATTTgcctattgctgctgctgtgtggcCTTGTCTCTGCCTTGGATGAGCTGGAGTACGATGCTCTGGTGGCGCCACCAGCTCCGGGTAGGCCTTAAAGTTGCACAGTTAACTTTTCAGCTAAATAAAGCCCATTTCCCAACACTTTTCAGCGCACAAGCCTTCGCTGAGTTTGTGGCGCGGCCTTGTGGGTCAGGTGCGTGAGGTCATAGGTCACTGGCGCAGCACCACCaaacggccacgcccacatctACGCAGCACTACACCTGCAATCGAGTCGGATGCCGAGCTGCAGTTTTACGGCGCTTTGAATCCCATTTATCAAACACAAAACTTTtgagtttttcaattaatacTAGAATTTGTTTgcgagaaataaaaatataaatttaagccTAGGCATTAGAAATGTTTGTTGAAAAGTCCCTTGAAGCCGCCTAGGCCGCCTCCAAAGCCATGTCCGCCAAAGCCGCCGCCAAAGCCGTGTCCGCCAAAGCCATGGCCCAGTCCCAAGCTACCGAAGCCGCCAAACTTGCCGCCCAGGCCGCCACCAAAGCCGCCCAATCCCAGGCCGCGTGCCACACGCACGCTCTCCGCCTCCGGCAACGGCTGCTGCTTCAAGTCCAAATCCACATCCAGCAGACTCAGGGGCTCCACAGGCGctgcccagctgctgctcagggccagcagcaggagaagAAGACTCAGCACgggaaatttcatttttttttttggttagttTTGGTTTTAGTTAAGCTGTTGGCCGATTTGTACTTGATCTGCAAATGCGAGAGATTCATGCCTATATATAGAGGGACACATTGCTTCTGACCAGCTTCTTCTGCTCTGGGCGCGGCTCGTGCGTGTAGCTGCTAATTGCGTGTGTCCACAATTTGCAACatttacttgttgttgtttttcatacCAAAAATATGCTTTCATTCATTGATTTTTTGACTGATTATGCGCTGTTCTCCAACCGCGCGAAGCAAGTATATCGAGTGTGTGTCATCCTCGATTGTACACTGAACAAAATTGGGCGCTACCCAatccaaaatatatacaaattataaggTGAGTGTAACAAATTCGACAAATTTtcttaattcaatttgaatttacaaatgaaattataagACAATTTTAAGCTTGCTGAAACAAGTTCcgatattcaaattttttacTTCGACTTTTCCCatttatcataaaattataattattttaaaaaaatacatgtttattgaaaactgaaacatttaattttcgaatacAATTGTCTTTATACTAAATTTTTATGTTATTCTTATAATCataaattcaataattttCTTTGCAGAAAAATTGGACTTTAAATGTTGTATAAGGCTTGTATTTCCTGAACTTCAACTGATTATAATAAGAAACACTATTTACGCTGTTGTTTAACACTGAAAACAGCGCATCTCGCAGTCGGTAAGTCCTAGCTTTATCTTCATTTTGAACCAAAGTTCGTTTGGGTTGGGTTAGCTTCTGGCTCTGGCTGGGTCTGGAGTTTGCTTAGGTCTTTAGCTGCCGGTTACATCATGTTTGCGGTTGTCTTTACCGCCTGCTCGTGTCCAGATGTGGACTTGAAACGTAATCCAATTGACCTTAGCAACAGACGTCTTCTGTTTGACTATCGATTTGGTAAATAAACCAGGtccatttatttatgctaTTTACATCTAAGAAAAATCTTATGAGCAgcaaatagttatatatatatatgggagATGTCATAAAGCTCTTTGGCTAAGTCGGTTAGTTGGATACGAAACTCGGCAGTAGGACGGGCAAGTAGAGAGGAGATATGTTTGTTGCAATTTTAGAACTTGTTTGGGCGTGTTATTACCTGCTCCCGCCCCCTGTTGGAGCTGTAGTTCCTCAGTTGGTGGCGCGTTTAAGAAACAAAGCTAGTTTTAACACGATTcgttttttgtgcattttttgtAGACTGTCGCAATGTTTTATTGTGCTAATTGGCAGTTGATTTGCTTAACATCTAGTTtggcgcagcagcagacgcTTGCGATGTCTGCGCACATACTGCttgttgctcttcttcttctttttgttgttgttgttgtggaacTTGTTGTCACTCCACCAGCGCCGCCTGTGCTTGTCCAGCTGTGGTACCTCGGTGGCCTCCAGCTGGCTGATGCGTGGCCTGCGCACCGTGTCCTGGACAAAGGCGCGCGACCAGACCAGCGGATCCAGGCTGGCATCGTAGTTggcgtcgttgttgttgtggcgcCACCAGGGCATTGCCTCGCTCtgttgcagcagcggcagcagcaatagcaatagcCACAAATAGCTGCAAGTTGCCGATGTGTAAATAATTCCACCAAATGCGCAGCGCATTGCGATGTGTGTCCCACTTGCCTCGCGTCTAAACTAGAAACTGTTGCACATGGCCTGCCCTGCTTCGCGTCTTATATGGCCTGCTCGGGGCTCTGGATTACCCTCACAGCTCAGCTCTGGGCAAATGCAACAATATCTTCTACAAATAGACCAAAAACCTTTTGCATGCTTCACATGGCTTTAAGAGCATTTACAGATTAGCTGTGCCATACCTGCCTCGCACAAGCAtttacactcacacacacacacacacgcagtcGTGTTTAAGTTAAAAATGTTGCGCAggtcaacaacaaaaattgtgtgtttcagttttcaattcttttcaattcaaaagacatacaacaacaaaagtgttATCAATCATAAGTATAAGACAATCTGATATCGTATTCAATTTCAAGAAACTAGAAAAATTACGCGGCGTTTCCCAGTTGAAACTTGTTATAGTTGAACTAGTGACTTCACGCTTGGTAGTTCAATGCTCAGCATTCGCATACCCTACATATTTTCATAGCTAGATTAAAAATACGTGGAAGCAGCAACGGCCTCTTTAATTGTGATGAGGAACTTAAACTCTTTACAAGAAACTTGAATTACGCGCCCTCGCGCGTCCCctcaataaaatcaataaatggcagttgaaccagcgacttcaTGCTTGACGGTACAACGCTCATAGACCTAATGACTCATGACAACTGCATGATATATTAGTTATTGATACTGATTGAGGATTCATACAGTTCATGGAGTAACACATTTTAAGACAAAATTACAATACCCTGTACAGC
This window harbors:
- the LOC116650866 gene encoding uncharacterized protein, whose product is MEYSKICLMLCICVVLGGAEPEQHELEESKALPAELLAAGDNALGDVDASSIAAAPAEQGARKVRQYFGVPPPPFFGPPPPPYFGGFGGGYGGYGGYGFGGGYQRTRIVTRTRVRGGYGGFGGGFGGFGGGYYG
- the LOC116650867 gene encoding uncharacterized protein; the encoded protein is MKFPVLSLLLLLLALSSSWAAPVEPLSLLDVDLDLKQQPLPEAESVRVARGLGLGGFGGGLGGKFGGFGSLGLGHGFGGHGFGGGFGGHGFGGGLGGFKGLFNKHF
- the LOC116650868 gene encoding uncharacterized protein codes for the protein MRCAFGGIIYTSATCSYLWLLLLLLPLLQQSEAMPWWRHNNNDANYDASLDPLVWSRAFVQDTVRRPRISQLEATEVPQLDKHRRRWWSDNKFHNNNNKKKKKSNKQYVRRHRKRLLLRQTRC